The following are encoded in a window of Poecile atricapillus isolate bPoeAtr1 chromosome 3, bPoeAtr1.hap1, whole genome shotgun sequence genomic DNA:
- the CHGB gene encoding secretogranin-1 isoform X1, with the protein MEGKEMSLSHTSESSILDLPSVSDLAEHFLPPHSSENSEELYPSGDVFPSPPTGASAAPVEKDHTEEMVTRCIVEVLSNALSKPNAPPINPECKEILKKSDKDDRERSENIQPEVRHPKDPAETEKHPAGSVEKEQRQAEEESKTYMEGGDEEKLTREEGKSKEEEAGHHTPAQDETLHTEEKKHYQEIGREEGRNYHSEEESKEGKCCEDVEAAVLTKKSHSEGMSMDELRGGNDQSPRGHWHLEEGVQSPYKQIREGEEGEEERSEKYHHESQERGFSHQQEREESEESEEREERKEPYKPKGYHGKHRAGDSYEEKRGRGGERGEPAGGSHPGEANLWEQWKHRQKHQEESEEKGGSAGRRGPEELQEERPAGQGSEEHRDSWQQSQESREEENKRHHHSEESEEKWREERRHHDGSRRSEGRMYLADENEEGLDRILSKEKQRRVGGRPRLRSREEEGSQKTHAREHQGQARRHYSTEDSLEEEEVVEKKHHSSDQVENEEEERFAEREEYRGHLPAEKEKRTAASYRPFYPLLWWKSRHLDKRDGAGEQLLEGREEGRPTLSEKSLFPEYNDYEWWSEKQIQSALNQRRTEKRNPGKTNGYGVERQYNKMDQLAQLLNYRKKSAELPELYSSGEDLKKRHVAGNDRRSRSQRPLTEEEEKQLENLATMDLELQNIAEKINSLRRG; encoded by the exons GTGCCAGTGCAGCTCCAGTGGAAAAAGACCATACCGAGGAAATG GTAACCCGGTGCATAGTGGAGGTCCTGTCCAACGCTCTGTCTAAGCCCAATGCACCCCCCATTAATCCTGAATGCAAAGAAATCCTGAAGAAGA GTGATAAAGATGACAGAGAGAGGAGTGAAAACATACAGCCTGAAGTGAGGCACCCCAAAGACCCAGCAGAGACCGAAAAACATCCTGCTGGGAGCGTGGAGAAAGAGCAAAGGCAGGCAGAAGAGGAATCCAAAACGTACATGGAAGGAGGTGATGAGGAGAAACTCACTCGTGAGGAAGGTAAAAGCAAGGAAGAGGAGGCTGGGCACCACACACCTGCTCAGGACGAGACACTTCACACGGAAGAAAAGAAGCACTACCAGGAAATtgggagagaggaggggaggaatTACCACAGTGAAGAGGAGAGCAAAGAGGGCAAGTGTTGTGAAGATGTAGAGGCTGCTGTTCTCACCAAGAAGTCCCACTCCGAGGGCATGAGCATGGATGAGCTCCGTGGTGGGAATGATCAGAGCCCCAGGGGCCactggcacctggaggagggAGTGCAGAGCCCTTACAAACAAATTCGGGAAGGtgaagagggagaggaagaaaggagTGAGAAATACCACCATGAGTCTCAGGAACGTGGTTTCTCTCACCAGCAGGAGCGTGAAGAATCTGAGGAGAGTGAagaaagagaggagagaaaggaaCCCTACAAACCCAAAGGTTATCATGGGAAGCACAGGGCGGGTGACTCCTATGAAGAGAAGAGGGGCCGTGGTGGTGAGAGGGGGGAACCAGCGGGGGGATCACACCCAGGGGAGGCCAATCTCTGGGAGCAGTGGAAGCACCGTCAGAAACATCAGGAAGAGTCTGAGGAGAAGggtggctctgctgggaggcGTGggcctgaggagctgcaggaggagaggcctgcagggcagggcagtgaggagcacagggacagctggcagcagagccaggagagcagggaagaggaaaacaagaggCATCACCACAGTGAGGAGAGCGAAGAGAAGTGGCGTGAGGAGAGGAGACACCACGACGGATCACGCCGTTCCGAGGGGAGGATGTACCTTGCTGATGAAAACGAGGAGGGGCTGGACAGGATTCTCAGCAAGGAGAAGCAGCGTCGTGTCGGAGGGAGACCGCGCCTCCggagcagggaagaggaagggtCACAGAAGACCCATGCTCGGGAGCACCAGGGGCAGGCCAGGAGGCACTACAGCACTGAGGAcagcctggaggaggaggaggtggtggaAAAGAAGcatcacagcagtgaccaggtggaaaatgaagaggaggaaagatTTGCAGAGAGGGAAGAATACAGAGGCCATCTCCctgcagagaaagagaagagaactGCAGCATCCTACAGGCCTTTCTACCCTCTGCTGTGGTGGAAAAGCCGGCACTTGGACAAAAGGGACGGTGCAGGGGAGCAGCTTctggagggcagggaggaaggcaggcCCACCCTGAGTGAGAAGAGCCTTTTCCCTGAGTACAATGACTACGAGTGGTGGTCAGAAAAGCAGATCCAGAGTGCTCTGAACCAAAGGCGCACCGAGAAGAGGAATCCTGGCAAAACAAACGGATACGGTGTGGAAAGGCAGTACAACAAGATGGATCAACTTGCACAGCTCCTGAACTACAGGAAGAAGTCAGCTGAACTCCCAGAGCTGTACAGCTCTGGAGAAGACCTGAAGAAACGTCACGTAGCTGGGAACGACAGAAGGAGCCGAAGCCAGAGGCCCCTGACGGAAGAGGAG gaaaagcagctggaaaacttGGCCACCATGGATCTGGAGCTGCAGAACATAGCAGAGAAGATCAACAGCCTCAGGAGAGGCTGA
- the CHGB gene encoding secretogranin-1 isoform X2, translating into MQSFEKFAPLTIRSAAVSSSVRCLFPVDHGYDCPWLPQGASAAPVEKDHTEEMVTRCIVEVLSNALSKPNAPPINPECKEILKKSDKDDRERSENIQPEVRHPKDPAETEKHPAGSVEKEQRQAEEESKTYMEGGDEEKLTREEGKSKEEEAGHHTPAQDETLHTEEKKHYQEIGREEGRNYHSEEESKEGKCCEDVEAAVLTKKSHSEGMSMDELRGGNDQSPRGHWHLEEGVQSPYKQIREGEEGEEERSEKYHHESQERGFSHQQEREESEESEEREERKEPYKPKGYHGKHRAGDSYEEKRGRGGERGEPAGGSHPGEANLWEQWKHRQKHQEESEEKGGSAGRRGPEELQEERPAGQGSEEHRDSWQQSQESREEENKRHHHSEESEEKWREERRHHDGSRRSEGRMYLADENEEGLDRILSKEKQRRVGGRPRLRSREEEGSQKTHAREHQGQARRHYSTEDSLEEEEVVEKKHHSSDQVENEEEERFAEREEYRGHLPAEKEKRTAASYRPFYPLLWWKSRHLDKRDGAGEQLLEGREEGRPTLSEKSLFPEYNDYEWWSEKQIQSALNQRRTEKRNPGKTNGYGVERQYNKMDQLAQLLNYRKKSAELPELYSSGEDLKKRHVAGNDRRSRSQRPLTEEEEKQLENLATMDLELQNIAEKINSLRRG; encoded by the exons GTGCCAGTGCAGCTCCAGTGGAAAAAGACCATACCGAGGAAATG GTAACCCGGTGCATAGTGGAGGTCCTGTCCAACGCTCTGTCTAAGCCCAATGCACCCCCCATTAATCCTGAATGCAAAGAAATCCTGAAGAAGA GTGATAAAGATGACAGAGAGAGGAGTGAAAACATACAGCCTGAAGTGAGGCACCCCAAAGACCCAGCAGAGACCGAAAAACATCCTGCTGGGAGCGTGGAGAAAGAGCAAAGGCAGGCAGAAGAGGAATCCAAAACGTACATGGAAGGAGGTGATGAGGAGAAACTCACTCGTGAGGAAGGTAAAAGCAAGGAAGAGGAGGCTGGGCACCACACACCTGCTCAGGACGAGACACTTCACACGGAAGAAAAGAAGCACTACCAGGAAATtgggagagaggaggggaggaatTACCACAGTGAAGAGGAGAGCAAAGAGGGCAAGTGTTGTGAAGATGTAGAGGCTGCTGTTCTCACCAAGAAGTCCCACTCCGAGGGCATGAGCATGGATGAGCTCCGTGGTGGGAATGATCAGAGCCCCAGGGGCCactggcacctggaggagggAGTGCAGAGCCCTTACAAACAAATTCGGGAAGGtgaagagggagaggaagaaaggagTGAGAAATACCACCATGAGTCTCAGGAACGTGGTTTCTCTCACCAGCAGGAGCGTGAAGAATCTGAGGAGAGTGAagaaagagaggagagaaaggaaCCCTACAAACCCAAAGGTTATCATGGGAAGCACAGGGCGGGTGACTCCTATGAAGAGAAGAGGGGCCGTGGTGGTGAGAGGGGGGAACCAGCGGGGGGATCACACCCAGGGGAGGCCAATCTCTGGGAGCAGTGGAAGCACCGTCAGAAACATCAGGAAGAGTCTGAGGAGAAGggtggctctgctgggaggcGTGggcctgaggagctgcaggaggagaggcctgcagggcagggcagtgaggagcacagggacagctggcagcagagccaggagagcagggaagaggaaaacaagaggCATCACCACAGTGAGGAGAGCGAAGAGAAGTGGCGTGAGGAGAGGAGACACCACGACGGATCACGCCGTTCCGAGGGGAGGATGTACCTTGCTGATGAAAACGAGGAGGGGCTGGACAGGATTCTCAGCAAGGAGAAGCAGCGTCGTGTCGGAGGGAGACCGCGCCTCCggagcagggaagaggaagggtCACAGAAGACCCATGCTCGGGAGCACCAGGGGCAGGCCAGGAGGCACTACAGCACTGAGGAcagcctggaggaggaggaggtggtggaAAAGAAGcatcacagcagtgaccaggtggaaaatgaagaggaggaaagatTTGCAGAGAGGGAAGAATACAGAGGCCATCTCCctgcagagaaagagaagagaactGCAGCATCCTACAGGCCTTTCTACCCTCTGCTGTGGTGGAAAAGCCGGCACTTGGACAAAAGGGACGGTGCAGGGGAGCAGCTTctggagggcagggaggaaggcaggcCCACCCTGAGTGAGAAGAGCCTTTTCCCTGAGTACAATGACTACGAGTGGTGGTCAGAAAAGCAGATCCAGAGTGCTCTGAACCAAAGGCGCACCGAGAAGAGGAATCCTGGCAAAACAAACGGATACGGTGTGGAAAGGCAGTACAACAAGATGGATCAACTTGCACAGCTCCTGAACTACAGGAAGAAGTCAGCTGAACTCCCAGAGCTGTACAGCTCTGGAGAAGACCTGAAGAAACGTCACGTAGCTGGGAACGACAGAAGGAGCCGAAGCCAGAGGCCCCTGACGGAAGAGGAG gaaaagcagctggaaaacttGGCCACCATGGATCTGGAGCTGCAGAACATAGCAGAGAAGATCAACAGCCTCAGGAGAGGCTGA
- the CHGB gene encoding secretogranin-1 isoform X4 yields MLPLYTDEAAGASAAPVEKDHTEEMVTRCIVEVLSNALSKPNAPPINPECKEILKKSDKDDRERSENIQPEVRHPKDPAETEKHPAGSVEKEQRQAEEESKTYMEGGDEEKLTREEGKSKEEEAGHHTPAQDETLHTEEKKHYQEIGREEGRNYHSEEESKEGKCCEDVEAAVLTKKSHSEGMSMDELRGGNDQSPRGHWHLEEGVQSPYKQIREGEEGEEERSEKYHHESQERGFSHQQEREESEESEEREERKEPYKPKGYHGKHRAGDSYEEKRGRGGERGEPAGGSHPGEANLWEQWKHRQKHQEESEEKGGSAGRRGPEELQEERPAGQGSEEHRDSWQQSQESREEENKRHHHSEESEEKWREERRHHDGSRRSEGRMYLADENEEGLDRILSKEKQRRVGGRPRLRSREEEGSQKTHAREHQGQARRHYSTEDSLEEEEVVEKKHHSSDQVENEEEERFAEREEYRGHLPAEKEKRTAASYRPFYPLLWWKSRHLDKRDGAGEQLLEGREEGRPTLSEKSLFPEYNDYEWWSEKQIQSALNQRRTEKRNPGKTNGYGVERQYNKMDQLAQLLNYRKKSAELPELYSSGEDLKKRHVAGNDRRSRSQRPLTEEEEKQLENLATMDLELQNIAEKINSLRRG; encoded by the exons GTGCCAGTGCAGCTCCAGTGGAAAAAGACCATACCGAGGAAATG GTAACCCGGTGCATAGTGGAGGTCCTGTCCAACGCTCTGTCTAAGCCCAATGCACCCCCCATTAATCCTGAATGCAAAGAAATCCTGAAGAAGA GTGATAAAGATGACAGAGAGAGGAGTGAAAACATACAGCCTGAAGTGAGGCACCCCAAAGACCCAGCAGAGACCGAAAAACATCCTGCTGGGAGCGTGGAGAAAGAGCAAAGGCAGGCAGAAGAGGAATCCAAAACGTACATGGAAGGAGGTGATGAGGAGAAACTCACTCGTGAGGAAGGTAAAAGCAAGGAAGAGGAGGCTGGGCACCACACACCTGCTCAGGACGAGACACTTCACACGGAAGAAAAGAAGCACTACCAGGAAATtgggagagaggaggggaggaatTACCACAGTGAAGAGGAGAGCAAAGAGGGCAAGTGTTGTGAAGATGTAGAGGCTGCTGTTCTCACCAAGAAGTCCCACTCCGAGGGCATGAGCATGGATGAGCTCCGTGGTGGGAATGATCAGAGCCCCAGGGGCCactggcacctggaggagggAGTGCAGAGCCCTTACAAACAAATTCGGGAAGGtgaagagggagaggaagaaaggagTGAGAAATACCACCATGAGTCTCAGGAACGTGGTTTCTCTCACCAGCAGGAGCGTGAAGAATCTGAGGAGAGTGAagaaagagaggagagaaaggaaCCCTACAAACCCAAAGGTTATCATGGGAAGCACAGGGCGGGTGACTCCTATGAAGAGAAGAGGGGCCGTGGTGGTGAGAGGGGGGAACCAGCGGGGGGATCACACCCAGGGGAGGCCAATCTCTGGGAGCAGTGGAAGCACCGTCAGAAACATCAGGAAGAGTCTGAGGAGAAGggtggctctgctgggaggcGTGggcctgaggagctgcaggaggagaggcctgcagggcagggcagtgaggagcacagggacagctggcagcagagccaggagagcagggaagaggaaaacaagaggCATCACCACAGTGAGGAGAGCGAAGAGAAGTGGCGTGAGGAGAGGAGACACCACGACGGATCACGCCGTTCCGAGGGGAGGATGTACCTTGCTGATGAAAACGAGGAGGGGCTGGACAGGATTCTCAGCAAGGAGAAGCAGCGTCGTGTCGGAGGGAGACCGCGCCTCCggagcagggaagaggaagggtCACAGAAGACCCATGCTCGGGAGCACCAGGGGCAGGCCAGGAGGCACTACAGCACTGAGGAcagcctggaggaggaggaggtggtggaAAAGAAGcatcacagcagtgaccaggtggaaaatgaagaggaggaaagatTTGCAGAGAGGGAAGAATACAGAGGCCATCTCCctgcagagaaagagaagagaactGCAGCATCCTACAGGCCTTTCTACCCTCTGCTGTGGTGGAAAAGCCGGCACTTGGACAAAAGGGACGGTGCAGGGGAGCAGCTTctggagggcagggaggaaggcaggcCCACCCTGAGTGAGAAGAGCCTTTTCCCTGAGTACAATGACTACGAGTGGTGGTCAGAAAAGCAGATCCAGAGTGCTCTGAACCAAAGGCGCACCGAGAAGAGGAATCCTGGCAAAACAAACGGATACGGTGTGGAAAGGCAGTACAACAAGATGGATCAACTTGCACAGCTCCTGAACTACAGGAAGAAGTCAGCTGAACTCCCAGAGCTGTACAGCTCTGGAGAAGACCTGAAGAAACGTCACGTAGCTGGGAACGACAGAAGGAGCCGAAGCCAGAGGCCCCTGACGGAAGAGGAG gaaaagcagctggaaaacttGGCCACCATGGATCTGGAGCTGCAGAACATAGCAGAGAAGATCAACAGCCTCAGGAGAGGCTGA
- the CHGB gene encoding secretogranin-1 isoform X3 codes for MGPRALLALLAAAALAGASAAPVEKDHTEEMVTRCIVEVLSNALSKPNAPPINPECKEILKKSDKDDRERSENIQPEVRHPKDPAETEKHPAGSVEKEQRQAEEESKTYMEGGDEEKLTREEGKSKEEEAGHHTPAQDETLHTEEKKHYQEIGREEGRNYHSEEESKEGKCCEDVEAAVLTKKSHSEGMSMDELRGGNDQSPRGHWHLEEGVQSPYKQIREGEEGEEERSEKYHHESQERGFSHQQEREESEESEEREERKEPYKPKGYHGKHRAGDSYEEKRGRGGERGEPAGGSHPGEANLWEQWKHRQKHQEESEEKGGSAGRRGPEELQEERPAGQGSEEHRDSWQQSQESREEENKRHHHSEESEEKWREERRHHDGSRRSEGRMYLADENEEGLDRILSKEKQRRVGGRPRLRSREEEGSQKTHAREHQGQARRHYSTEDSLEEEEVVEKKHHSSDQVENEEEERFAEREEYRGHLPAEKEKRTAASYRPFYPLLWWKSRHLDKRDGAGEQLLEGREEGRPTLSEKSLFPEYNDYEWWSEKQIQSALNQRRTEKRNPGKTNGYGVERQYNKMDQLAQLLNYRKKSAELPELYSSGEDLKKRHVAGNDRRSRSQRPLTEEEEKQLENLATMDLELQNIAEKINSLRRG; via the exons GTGCCAGTGCAGCTCCAGTGGAAAAAGACCATACCGAGGAAATG GTAACCCGGTGCATAGTGGAGGTCCTGTCCAACGCTCTGTCTAAGCCCAATGCACCCCCCATTAATCCTGAATGCAAAGAAATCCTGAAGAAGA GTGATAAAGATGACAGAGAGAGGAGTGAAAACATACAGCCTGAAGTGAGGCACCCCAAAGACCCAGCAGAGACCGAAAAACATCCTGCTGGGAGCGTGGAGAAAGAGCAAAGGCAGGCAGAAGAGGAATCCAAAACGTACATGGAAGGAGGTGATGAGGAGAAACTCACTCGTGAGGAAGGTAAAAGCAAGGAAGAGGAGGCTGGGCACCACACACCTGCTCAGGACGAGACACTTCACACGGAAGAAAAGAAGCACTACCAGGAAATtgggagagaggaggggaggaatTACCACAGTGAAGAGGAGAGCAAAGAGGGCAAGTGTTGTGAAGATGTAGAGGCTGCTGTTCTCACCAAGAAGTCCCACTCCGAGGGCATGAGCATGGATGAGCTCCGTGGTGGGAATGATCAGAGCCCCAGGGGCCactggcacctggaggagggAGTGCAGAGCCCTTACAAACAAATTCGGGAAGGtgaagagggagaggaagaaaggagTGAGAAATACCACCATGAGTCTCAGGAACGTGGTTTCTCTCACCAGCAGGAGCGTGAAGAATCTGAGGAGAGTGAagaaagagaggagagaaaggaaCCCTACAAACCCAAAGGTTATCATGGGAAGCACAGGGCGGGTGACTCCTATGAAGAGAAGAGGGGCCGTGGTGGTGAGAGGGGGGAACCAGCGGGGGGATCACACCCAGGGGAGGCCAATCTCTGGGAGCAGTGGAAGCACCGTCAGAAACATCAGGAAGAGTCTGAGGAGAAGggtggctctgctgggaggcGTGggcctgaggagctgcaggaggagaggcctgcagggcagggcagtgaggagcacagggacagctggcagcagagccaggagagcagggaagaggaaaacaagaggCATCACCACAGTGAGGAGAGCGAAGAGAAGTGGCGTGAGGAGAGGAGACACCACGACGGATCACGCCGTTCCGAGGGGAGGATGTACCTTGCTGATGAAAACGAGGAGGGGCTGGACAGGATTCTCAGCAAGGAGAAGCAGCGTCGTGTCGGAGGGAGACCGCGCCTCCggagcagggaagaggaagggtCACAGAAGACCCATGCTCGGGAGCACCAGGGGCAGGCCAGGAGGCACTACAGCACTGAGGAcagcctggaggaggaggaggtggtggaAAAGAAGcatcacagcagtgaccaggtggaaaatgaagaggaggaaagatTTGCAGAGAGGGAAGAATACAGAGGCCATCTCCctgcagagaaagagaagagaactGCAGCATCCTACAGGCCTTTCTACCCTCTGCTGTGGTGGAAAAGCCGGCACTTGGACAAAAGGGACGGTGCAGGGGAGCAGCTTctggagggcagggaggaaggcaggcCCACCCTGAGTGAGAAGAGCCTTTTCCCTGAGTACAATGACTACGAGTGGTGGTCAGAAAAGCAGATCCAGAGTGCTCTGAACCAAAGGCGCACCGAGAAGAGGAATCCTGGCAAAACAAACGGATACGGTGTGGAAAGGCAGTACAACAAGATGGATCAACTTGCACAGCTCCTGAACTACAGGAAGAAGTCAGCTGAACTCCCAGAGCTGTACAGCTCTGGAGAAGACCTGAAGAAACGTCACGTAGCTGGGAACGACAGAAGGAGCCGAAGCCAGAGGCCCCTGACGGAAGAGGAG gaaaagcagctggaaaacttGGCCACCATGGATCTGGAGCTGCAGAACATAGCAGAGAAGATCAACAGCCTCAGGAGAGGCTGA
- the CHGB gene encoding secretogranin-1 isoform X5 yields MVTRCIVEVLSNALSKPNAPPINPECKEILKKSDKDDRERSENIQPEVRHPKDPAETEKHPAGSVEKEQRQAEEESKTYMEGGDEEKLTREEGKSKEEEAGHHTPAQDETLHTEEKKHYQEIGREEGRNYHSEEESKEGKCCEDVEAAVLTKKSHSEGMSMDELRGGNDQSPRGHWHLEEGVQSPYKQIREGEEGEEERSEKYHHESQERGFSHQQEREESEESEEREERKEPYKPKGYHGKHRAGDSYEEKRGRGGERGEPAGGSHPGEANLWEQWKHRQKHQEESEEKGGSAGRRGPEELQEERPAGQGSEEHRDSWQQSQESREEENKRHHHSEESEEKWREERRHHDGSRRSEGRMYLADENEEGLDRILSKEKQRRVGGRPRLRSREEEGSQKTHAREHQGQARRHYSTEDSLEEEEVVEKKHHSSDQVENEEEERFAEREEYRGHLPAEKEKRTAASYRPFYPLLWWKSRHLDKRDGAGEQLLEGREEGRPTLSEKSLFPEYNDYEWWSEKQIQSALNQRRTEKRNPGKTNGYGVERQYNKMDQLAQLLNYRKKSAELPELYSSGEDLKKRHVAGNDRRSRSQRPLTEEEEKQLENLATMDLELQNIAEKINSLRRG; encoded by the exons ATG GTAACCCGGTGCATAGTGGAGGTCCTGTCCAACGCTCTGTCTAAGCCCAATGCACCCCCCATTAATCCTGAATGCAAAGAAATCCTGAAGAAGA GTGATAAAGATGACAGAGAGAGGAGTGAAAACATACAGCCTGAAGTGAGGCACCCCAAAGACCCAGCAGAGACCGAAAAACATCCTGCTGGGAGCGTGGAGAAAGAGCAAAGGCAGGCAGAAGAGGAATCCAAAACGTACATGGAAGGAGGTGATGAGGAGAAACTCACTCGTGAGGAAGGTAAAAGCAAGGAAGAGGAGGCTGGGCACCACACACCTGCTCAGGACGAGACACTTCACACGGAAGAAAAGAAGCACTACCAGGAAATtgggagagaggaggggaggaatTACCACAGTGAAGAGGAGAGCAAAGAGGGCAAGTGTTGTGAAGATGTAGAGGCTGCTGTTCTCACCAAGAAGTCCCACTCCGAGGGCATGAGCATGGATGAGCTCCGTGGTGGGAATGATCAGAGCCCCAGGGGCCactggcacctggaggagggAGTGCAGAGCCCTTACAAACAAATTCGGGAAGGtgaagagggagaggaagaaaggagTGAGAAATACCACCATGAGTCTCAGGAACGTGGTTTCTCTCACCAGCAGGAGCGTGAAGAATCTGAGGAGAGTGAagaaagagaggagagaaaggaaCCCTACAAACCCAAAGGTTATCATGGGAAGCACAGGGCGGGTGACTCCTATGAAGAGAAGAGGGGCCGTGGTGGTGAGAGGGGGGAACCAGCGGGGGGATCACACCCAGGGGAGGCCAATCTCTGGGAGCAGTGGAAGCACCGTCAGAAACATCAGGAAGAGTCTGAGGAGAAGggtggctctgctgggaggcGTGggcctgaggagctgcaggaggagaggcctgcagggcagggcagtgaggagcacagggacagctggcagcagagccaggagagcagggaagaggaaaacaagaggCATCACCACAGTGAGGAGAGCGAAGAGAAGTGGCGTGAGGAGAGGAGACACCACGACGGATCACGCCGTTCCGAGGGGAGGATGTACCTTGCTGATGAAAACGAGGAGGGGCTGGACAGGATTCTCAGCAAGGAGAAGCAGCGTCGTGTCGGAGGGAGACCGCGCCTCCggagcagggaagaggaagggtCACAGAAGACCCATGCTCGGGAGCACCAGGGGCAGGCCAGGAGGCACTACAGCACTGAGGAcagcctggaggaggaggaggtggtggaAAAGAAGcatcacagcagtgaccaggtggaaaatgaagaggaggaaagatTTGCAGAGAGGGAAGAATACAGAGGCCATCTCCctgcagagaaagagaagagaactGCAGCATCCTACAGGCCTTTCTACCCTCTGCTGTGGTGGAAAAGCCGGCACTTGGACAAAAGGGACGGTGCAGGGGAGCAGCTTctggagggcagggaggaaggcaggcCCACCCTGAGTGAGAAGAGCCTTTTCCCTGAGTACAATGACTACGAGTGGTGGTCAGAAAAGCAGATCCAGAGTGCTCTGAACCAAAGGCGCACCGAGAAGAGGAATCCTGGCAAAACAAACGGATACGGTGTGGAAAGGCAGTACAACAAGATGGATCAACTTGCACAGCTCCTGAACTACAGGAAGAAGTCAGCTGAACTCCCAGAGCTGTACAGCTCTGGAGAAGACCTGAAGAAACGTCACGTAGCTGGGAACGACAGAAGGAGCCGAAGCCAGAGGCCCCTGACGGAAGAGGAG gaaaagcagctggaaaacttGGCCACCATGGATCTGGAGCTGCAGAACATAGCAGAGAAGATCAACAGCCTCAGGAGAGGCTGA